The following are encoded together in the Tepidiforma bonchosmolovskayae genome:
- a CDS encoding L-aspartate oxidase, with translation MTGAPGTRRRYAVIVVGSGISGLFVALEARRLGPVLVLTKGSIDDCNTRWAQGGIAAAVGPLDSPEQHLADTIAAGAGLVDEEAARILCYEAPARIRDLVRYGVSFDSLGGEVALGREAAHSRARVLHAGGDRTGAEIETALSAAAMDPAITILDHTLVTRLAVEEGEAHGVEAVHLQTGEREWYEGDAIVLGTGGAGQLFSHTTNPEVATGDGVALAFDAGAEIADIEFYQFHPTALRVPGLPTFLISEAVRGEGAVLRNLAGEAFMQRYHPLADLAPRDVVSRAIVREMRREGSDHVYLDCTGLKSVDLAARFPAIFAHCMEAGIDMRVDPIPVAPAAHYLMGGVRTDTWGRTTVARLYACGECACTGVHGANRLASNSLMETVVFGKRVVEHLAAGGGGAAPATPDRIPFPAPATAAPSHRELQAMMWECAGIERDGPGLERGLRTIAGWPARLAAVCTREEFERQQMTTVAALMLTAALRRTESRGGHYRSDYPERDDAHWRRRQVFIRA, from the coding sequence ATGACAGGCGCTCCCGGGACCCGGAGGCGGTACGCGGTCATCGTGGTCGGCAGCGGGATCTCGGGATTGTTCGTCGCACTCGAAGCCCGGCGGCTCGGCCCGGTGCTGGTTCTCACCAAGGGCAGCATCGACGACTGCAACACCCGCTGGGCGCAGGGCGGCATCGCGGCCGCGGTCGGCCCGCTCGATTCCCCGGAACAGCACCTTGCTGACACGATTGCGGCCGGGGCCGGGCTCGTCGACGAAGAAGCGGCCCGCATCCTCTGCTACGAGGCGCCGGCGCGCATCCGCGACCTCGTGCGGTACGGCGTGTCGTTCGACTCGCTGGGCGGCGAGGTTGCGCTCGGCCGAGAGGCCGCCCACAGCCGCGCGCGTGTCCTGCACGCCGGCGGGGACCGGACCGGTGCGGAGATCGAGACGGCGCTTTCGGCAGCCGCGATGGATCCCGCAATCACCATCCTCGACCACACGCTTGTCACGCGGCTGGCGGTCGAGGAAGGCGAGGCGCACGGCGTCGAGGCGGTCCACCTCCAAACCGGCGAGCGGGAGTGGTACGAAGGCGATGCCATTGTCCTCGGCACCGGCGGGGCCGGGCAGCTCTTTTCGCACACGACCAATCCAGAGGTGGCGACAGGCGATGGCGTGGCGCTCGCCTTCGACGCAGGCGCGGAGATTGCCGACATCGAGTTCTACCAGTTCCACCCCACGGCCCTGCGGGTGCCCGGCCTTCCCACGTTTCTGATCTCGGAAGCGGTCAGGGGCGAGGGGGCCGTGCTCCGAAATCTTGCGGGCGAGGCGTTCATGCAGCGGTACCACCCGCTCGCAGACCTTGCGCCGCGCGACGTCGTCTCACGGGCAATCGTCCGGGAGATGCGCCGGGAGGGAAGTGACCACGTCTATCTCGACTGCACCGGGCTCAAGTCCGTCGATCTGGCGGCGCGGTTTCCGGCCATCTTTGCCCACTGCATGGAGGCGGGCATCGACATGCGGGTGGACCCCATCCCGGTGGCCCCGGCGGCCCACTACCTGATGGGGGGCGTGCGGACCGACACCTGGGGCCGAACGACGGTCGCCCGGCTGTACGCGTGCGGCGAGTGCGCCTGCACCGGCGTGCATGGCGCCAACCGGCTGGCGAGCAACTCCCTGATGGAAACCGTCGTCTTCGGCAAGCGGGTGGTGGAGCACCTCGCCGCGGGAGGCGGCGGAGCAGCGCCGGCCACGCCGGACCGCATCCCCTTCCCCGCCCCTGCGACTGCCGCGCCGTCGCACCGCGAGCTCCAGGCGATGATGTGGGAGTGCGCCGGGATCGAACGAGACGGGCCCGGGCTCGAGCGGGGGCTGCGGACTATCGCGGGATGGCCGGCCCGCCTGGCGGCGGTATGCACCCGGGAGGAGTTTGAACGGCAGCAGATGACCACCGTCGCGGCCCTTATGCTCACAGCCGCGTTGCGCCGGACGGAGAGCCGCGGCGGCCACTACCGGAGCGACTACCCCGAGCGCGACGACGCACACTGGCGCCGACGGCAGGTGTTCATCCGTGCTTGA
- a CDS encoding acetyl-CoA carboxylase biotin carboxylase subunit: MFSKVLVANRGEIALRIVRGLRDLDIRSVAVYSDVDRLSQHVRYADEAHYIGPADARQSYLNVERIIDVAKRCGADAVHPGYGFLAENAEFAEACEQAGLVFIGPSPESIRRLGDKIEARRIAEQAGVPVLPGSGELTSVDEALAYAERIGYPVMIKAAAGGGGRGIRLIETPEELPGAAARAMQEAAAAFGNPAIYVEKNLKRVRHIEVQVIGDRYGNIVPLGERECSIQRRHQKIIEECPSVAVSPQLRRTLSRAAVRIARAANYHNVGTVEFLLDEGGHHYFLEMNTRLQVEHPVTEIVTGTDLVKDQIIVAAGEELPYEEADLLTRGWAIECRIVAEDPFNNFLPSVGRVVFAREPAGPGIRVESALYDGMEVTPYYDSLLAKVTAWGRNREGARQRMKRALAEFRVVGVATNIPYLQQILDLPDFIAGDIDTGFLDRNQVLAEEHYEEQRRAAEIAALLLVTVGERDSGDRPLNGQAAPTNGYRAQIGAWRRQQSASTLAGGGMGRWPRSF, encoded by the coding sequence ATGTTTTCCAAGGTCCTGGTAGCGAACCGCGGCGAAATCGCGCTCCGCATCGTCCGCGGCCTTCGTGACCTCGATATTCGGTCGGTGGCCGTCTACTCCGATGTGGACCGCCTGTCGCAGCACGTCCGCTATGCGGACGAGGCGCACTACATCGGGCCGGCAGACGCCCGCCAGAGCTACCTCAACGTCGAGCGCATCATCGATGTCGCCAAGCGGTGCGGCGCCGATGCCGTCCACCCCGGTTACGGATTCCTCGCCGAGAACGCCGAATTCGCCGAAGCCTGCGAACAGGCCGGCCTCGTCTTTATCGGCCCGTCGCCGGAATCCATCCGCCGCCTGGGCGACAAGATCGAGGCCCGCCGCATCGCTGAGCAGGCTGGGGTTCCCGTGCTGCCAGGGAGCGGCGAGCTGACCTCGGTCGATGAAGCGCTTGCGTACGCCGAGCGCATCGGCTACCCGGTGATGATTAAAGCCGCCGCGGGCGGGGGCGGGCGCGGCATCCGGCTCATCGAGACGCCCGAAGAGCTTCCCGGCGCTGCCGCGCGCGCCATGCAGGAAGCCGCCGCCGCATTCGGCAACCCGGCCATCTACGTCGAAAAGAACCTGAAGCGCGTCCGCCACATCGAGGTGCAGGTCATCGGCGACCGCTACGGCAACATCGTGCCGCTTGGCGAGCGCGAGTGCTCGATCCAGCGGCGCCATCAAAAAATCATCGAAGAGTGCCCATCGGTCGCGGTCAGCCCCCAGCTCCGGCGGACGCTCTCGCGCGCAGCGGTGCGCATCGCGCGTGCCGCCAATTACCATAACGTCGGAACAGTGGAGTTCCTGCTCGACGAAGGCGGGCACCATTACTTCCTCGAAATGAACACCCGGCTGCAGGTCGAACACCCGGTCACCGAAATCGTCACCGGCACCGACCTTGTCAAAGACCAGATCATCGTCGCGGCCGGCGAAGAGCTTCCCTACGAAGAGGCCGACCTCCTGACCCGCGGCTGGGCGATCGAGTGCCGCATCGTCGCCGAAGACCCGTTCAACAACTTCCTGCCGTCGGTCGGGCGGGTCGTCTTTGCGCGCGAACCGGCGGGCCCGGGCATCCGCGTCGAAAGCGCCCTCTACGACGGCATGGAAGTGACGCCGTACTACGACTCCCTCCTGGCCAAGGTCACTGCCTGGGGCCGGAACCGCGAAGGCGCCCGCCAGCGCATGAAGCGCGCCCTCGCCGAGTTTCGCGTCGTCGGCGTCGCCACGAACATCCCCTACCTCCAGCAAATCCTCGACCTCCCCGATTTCATCGCCGGCGACATCGATACCGGCTTCCTCGACCGGAACCAGGTGCTCGCGGAGGAACACTACGAGGAGCAGCGGCGAGCCGCCGAAATCGCTGCCCTCCTGCTGGTCACCGTCGGCGAGCGGGACTCCGGCGACCGGCCGCTCAACGGACAGGCCGCGCCGACCAACGGCTACCGCGCGCAGATCGGCGCCTGGCGGCGCCAGCAGAGCGCTTCGACCCTCGCAGGAGGTGGCATGGGCCGATGGCCGAGAAGTTTCTAG
- a CDS encoding acetyl-CoA carboxylase biotin carboxyl carrier protein subunit, with protein MAEKFLVRTEDSFEAYEIERHETGVRVRREGEEHWTEVELHRVGDSQLYLLMLEHRPVEIYLERRRGGARATIGRHGFDFKVERWRPQAAKLAAQQVQTGLRRITAPMTGSIIEVRCRPGDQVAQGDVLLVIESMKMNNELRSPAAGVVEQVAVANGQRVNAGDLLVALHVS; from the coding sequence ATGGCCGAGAAGTTTCTAGTCCGCACCGAGGACTCGTTCGAAGCGTACGAAATCGAGCGGCACGAAACGGGCGTCCGTGTCCGGCGCGAAGGCGAAGAACACTGGACCGAGGTCGAGCTCCACCGTGTCGGCGACTCGCAGCTGTACCTGCTGATGCTTGAGCATCGGCCCGTGGAGATTTACCTCGAACGTCGCCGCGGCGGCGCCCGCGCCACCATCGGCCGGCACGGGTTCGACTTCAAGGTCGAGCGCTGGCGCCCGCAGGCCGCGAAACTGGCCGCGCAGCAGGTCCAGACCGGTCTCCGGCGCATCACCGCGCCGATGACCGGCTCGATCATCGAGGTGCGCTGCCGGCCGGGAGACCAGGTGGCGCAGGGCGATGTTCTTCTCGTTATCGAGTCGATGAAGATGAACAACGAACTCCGCTCGCCCGCGGCCGGCGTTGTTGAGCAGGTCGCCGTCGCAAACGGCCAGCGTGTCAATGCCGGGGACCTGCTCGTTGCCCTCCACGTCAGCTGA
- a CDS encoding ubiquitin-like domain-containing protein: protein MTQALPRPLGRSRLRSERRAYVRRARARIFRGRNHAAAVVALTLVVIAGFRAFPGRDVLVVSDAGAQVYHTVFPGEVWSLPGLDRPEAGRPRTFASTGLAGIGLPRTRDVTMVVDGREFLLRTSAATIGGALASAGVELGPRDRVRLNGAVATPGTPLSGVRLTSASAQGINAVGRPRIEVERARRYVVFIDAMRVDVQSSAATVGELVADLGLIVREADLVEPPMDTPLTAGMAVRLAPARTITVVLDGQAQALYTRAATVAEVLVLLDLQGAEVVELSHARDAYLPAGSTLVVGTLRTIREEVVEPLPPATLVEEDPSLPRGHVRLITGRPGEVRTVVEAVYRNGVLESRTVVSQAVTRAPVANRQVVGTRDADAPGLFLASPEYTGPYRKKLTVWATWYNASHGPWAPGDPAYGRTATGVIVDRGICAVDPQVIPLGTRFVVPGYGLCVAADVGGGIKGAKIDLGFPEDAGPNPWRTGTVDIYILD, encoded by the coding sequence GTGACGCAGGCCCTGCCGCGGCCCTTGGGCCGTTCCCGGCTCCGCTCCGAGCGCCGTGCGTATGTCCGGCGGGCCCGCGCGCGGATCTTCCGCGGGCGCAACCACGCGGCCGCCGTGGTCGCGCTCACGCTGGTCGTCATCGCCGGGTTCCGAGCCTTCCCGGGCCGCGATGTTCTCGTCGTCTCAGACGCCGGCGCACAGGTCTACCACACGGTCTTCCCCGGCGAAGTCTGGTCGCTGCCCGGCCTCGACCGCCCCGAGGCGGGCAGGCCTCGAACCTTCGCGTCCACCGGGCTCGCCGGCATCGGCCTCCCGCGTACCCGCGACGTGACGATGGTGGTCGACGGCCGGGAGTTCCTTCTGCGTACGTCCGCGGCAACGATCGGCGGCGCCCTCGCCTCTGCCGGCGTCGAACTCGGCCCCCGAGACCGGGTCCGCCTGAACGGCGCCGTGGCAACCCCCGGGACGCCGCTCTCCGGCGTCCGGCTCACGTCTGCCAGCGCGCAGGGCATCAATGCCGTCGGCCGGCCCCGCATCGAGGTTGAACGCGCCCGCCGCTACGTCGTTTTCATCGACGCCATGCGCGTCGACGTGCAGTCGTCTGCCGCGACGGTCGGCGAACTCGTCGCGGACCTGGGGCTCATCGTCCGCGAGGCCGACCTCGTGGAGCCGCCGATGGACACCCCGCTGACCGCCGGCATGGCGGTCCGCCTGGCGCCCGCGCGCACCATTACGGTCGTCCTCGACGGCCAGGCGCAGGCGCTCTACACCAGGGCGGCCACGGTTGCCGAGGTGCTGGTCCTCCTGGACCTGCAGGGGGCCGAGGTCGTTGAACTCTCGCATGCGCGGGACGCGTACCTTCCGGCCGGCAGCACCCTCGTGGTTGGGACTCTCCGGACGATCCGCGAAGAGGTCGTCGAGCCGCTGCCGCCGGCGACGCTTGTCGAAGAGGACCCGTCGCTGCCGCGCGGCCATGTCCGGCTCATCACCGGGCGGCCGGGCGAGGTCCGCACCGTCGTCGAAGCGGTGTACCGGAACGGGGTGCTCGAGTCGCGTACGGTGGTCAGCCAGGCCGTCACGCGAGCGCCGGTCGCCAACCGCCAGGTGGTGGGAACGCGCGACGCGGACGCTCCGGGGCTCTTCCTCGCAAGCCCGGAGTACACCGGTCCGTACCGGAAAAAGCTCACGGTTTGGGCCACCTGGTATAACGCCAGCCACGGCCCTTGGGCTCCCGGCGACCCCGCGTACGGCAGGACTGCCACCGGCGTCATCGTCGACCGCGGCATTTGCGCCGTCGACCCGCAGGTGATTCCGCTCGGCACCCGGTTCGTCGTGCCCGGGTATGGGCTCTGCGTGGCGGCCGACGTCGGCGGCGGCATCAAGGGCGCGAAGATCGACCTCGGCTTTCCCGAGGATGCCGGCCCGAACCCGTGGCGCACGGGGACAGTCGATATCTACATCCTCGACTGA
- the rsmA gene encoding 16S rRNA (adenine(1518)-N(6)/adenine(1519)-N(6))-dimethyltransferase RsmA, whose protein sequence is MARTQSERLPGPRPRKALGQHFLRDSGVLADIVTALHVPGGGLVVEIGAGTGQLTAALLDAGCEVLAVEIEPRLVGHLRNRFRKHERLRIVEGDARTIDFGGLVPPGRPFVVVGNLPYFAANPIVRNILENPRRPQEAVVMVQREVAREMAAAPGEWSLHTVSIRVYAEPELLFDVPPEAFDPPPAVWSSVVRLSILPEPRIPEAEIPEFFEFVSRVFRNPRKQVHNSLARGVWLPPGGAREALERAGIDPMRRPETLNLEEWQALRRACREVVAVG, encoded by the coding sequence GTGGCCCGTACCCAATCCGAACGGTTGCCCGGCCCGCGCCCGCGCAAGGCGCTCGGCCAGCACTTCCTCCGCGATTCGGGGGTGCTGGCCGACATCGTCACGGCGCTGCACGTCCCCGGGGGCGGTCTCGTGGTCGAAATCGGCGCCGGCACCGGCCAGCTGACCGCTGCCCTCCTCGATGCGGGCTGCGAGGTCCTCGCCGTCGAGATCGAGCCCCGGCTCGTCGGGCACCTTCGCAATCGTTTCCGCAAGCACGAGCGGCTGCGCATCGTCGAAGGCGACGCCCGCACCATTGACTTTGGCGGGCTGGTCCCGCCCGGGAGGCCGTTCGTGGTCGTCGGCAATCTTCCGTACTTCGCGGCCAATCCGATCGTCCGCAACATCCTCGAGAATCCCCGGCGCCCGCAGGAAGCGGTCGTCATGGTCCAGCGGGAAGTCGCCCGGGAGATGGCTGCAGCGCCGGGCGAATGGTCGCTCCACACCGTCTCCATCCGCGTGTATGCCGAGCCCGAGCTCCTCTTCGACGTTCCGCCGGAAGCCTTCGACCCGCCGCCTGCCGTCTGGTCGTCGGTGGTCCGGCTCAGCATCCTGCCCGAGCCGCGGATCCCTGAGGCCGAAATTCCGGAGTTCTTCGAGTTCGTAAGCCGCGTATTCCGCAACCCGCGGAAGCAGGTCCATAACAGCCTCGCAAGGGGTGTTTGGCTCCCGCCCGGCGGCGCCCGCGAGGCGCTCGAACGCGCCGGCATCGACCCGATGCGCCGCCCCGAGACGCTCAACCTCGAGGAGTGGCAGGCGCTGCGGCGCGCGTGCCGCGAGGTGGTCGCGGTTGGCTGA
- the ispE gene encoding 4-(cytidine 5'-diphospho)-2-C-methyl-D-erythritol kinase codes for MAERLAAPAPAKVNLALDVLGRRTDGYHELDTLFLELELADRLELVPADAPGLEVSGPHATDVPAGPGNLAWRALELAAAAAGVVPRYTLRIDKQIPAAGGLAGGSSDAAAVLRLAARLWPESAPKLPALALELGSDVPFFLLGGFARGRGRGELLEPLPPLCAHDVVLFLPPAGTEAVERKTAAVFAKLAELDPRPPAVSSVLERVRGGSLSTEDLLGANALERAALAVFPWLEEHRARIEAAIGSPVVLTGAGPTWFWIGPAGSGRAVAQRARQAGLEVIETRTAAR; via the coding sequence TTGGCTGAGCGGCTGGCTGCACCGGCGCCGGCGAAAGTCAATCTCGCGCTGGATGTGCTCGGCCGGCGCACCGACGGCTACCACGAACTCGACACCCTGTTTCTCGAGCTCGAACTCGCTGACCGGCTTGAACTCGTTCCGGCTGATGCTCCGGGACTCGAGGTTTCGGGGCCGCACGCGACGGACGTGCCCGCCGGCCCCGGGAATCTCGCCTGGCGGGCCCTCGAACTTGCTGCCGCGGCTGCCGGCGTTGTGCCGCGGTACACCCTGCGCATCGACAAGCAGATCCCGGCCGCCGGGGGGCTCGCCGGCGGATCGTCCGACGCTGCGGCCGTGCTTCGGCTCGCTGCGCGGCTCTGGCCGGAAAGCGCGCCGAAGCTGCCGGCCCTGGCGCTCGAGCTCGGGAGCGACGTCCCGTTCTTCCTCTTGGGCGGGTTCGCGCGGGGCCGCGGGCGCGGCGAGCTCCTCGAGCCGCTCCCGCCGCTGTGCGCGCACGACGTTGTGCTCTTCCTGCCCCCGGCCGGCACGGAGGCCGTGGAGCGGAAAACGGCTGCAGTCTTCGCGAAGCTGGCGGAACTTGACCCGCGCCCGCCTGCGGTCTCTTCGGTGCTCGAACGCGTCCGCGGCGGCTCCCTTTCGACCGAGGACCTGCTGGGCGCCAATGCACTCGAACGCGCTGCGCTTGCCGTCTTCCCCTGGCTGGAGGAGCACCGTGCGCGGATCGAGGCGGCGATTGGGAGCCCGGTTGTGCTGACGGGGGCCGGCCCAACCTGGTTCTGGATCGGACCGGCCGGGTCCGGGCGGGCCGTCGCGCAGCGCGCCCGGCAGGCGGGGCTCGAGGTCATCGAGACACGGACGGCTGCGCGGTGA